From Pirellulales bacterium, one genomic window encodes:
- a CDS encoding DUF4112 domain-containing protein, producing MSRANQLPLSQLKNLRTQRKERSAPLPSPAVPTQLAPELEALAAWLDSAFRVPGLGIRFGLDAILGLIPGVGDTFSSLASLYILHAATRYGVPRTTIMRMGLNVAIDYVVGSLPIVGDLFDVFWKSNQWNVAILRHHLATAPDQRKQSTWGDRLFVAVVIAMLLATLVGSVLIAVWLMRSLAHVIGL from the coding sequence ATGAGTCGCGCCAATCAGCTTCCCCTCTCGCAACTCAAAAACTTGCGTACGCAAAGAAAAGAACGGTCCGCGCCGCTTCCTTCGCCGGCTGTGCCCACGCAATTAGCGCCAGAACTCGAAGCGCTGGCCGCCTGGTTGGACAGCGCCTTTCGCGTCCCGGGCTTAGGAATACGATTCGGCTTGGACGCCATCCTTGGTCTGATTCCCGGCGTCGGAGATACTTTTTCGTCGCTGGCCTCGCTCTATATCCTGCACGCCGCGACCCGCTATGGCGTTCCAAGAACCACCATCATGCGCATGGGCTTGAACGTAGCGATCGACTATGTCGTGGGGTCGCTGCCCATCGTGGGGGACTTGTTCGACGTTTTTTGGAAGTCGAATCAATGGAACGTCGCCATCCTGCGGCATCACCTGGCAACAGCGCCGGACCAAAGGAAGCAGTCCACTTGGGGCGACAGGCTGTTTGTCGCCGTCGTCATCGCGATGCTGCTTGCCACCTTGGTGGGCAGCGTCCTGATTGCCGTGTGGCTGATGCGCTCGCTCGCTCACGTGATCGGACTCTGA